The following coding sequences lie in one Musa acuminata AAA Group cultivar baxijiao chromosome BXJ3-1, Cavendish_Baxijiao_AAA, whole genome shotgun sequence genomic window:
- the LOC103997375 gene encoding LRR receptor kinase BAK1 — MAKAEQQVVLSRILLLLLVFHPQVNGLSNTEVDALYSLKTNLIDPDNVLQTWEPGNVNPCKWFHVTCNNENSVIRIDLGHASLSGHLVPQLGQLSNLQYLELFGNNFSGVIPGVLGNLTNLVSLDLYSNNFNGAIPDSLGRLSKLRFLRLNNNSLSGTIPYSLTYITSLQVLDLSNNNLSGEVPSSGSFAQFTPTSFANNPLLCGTLAAKPCLGAPAFSPLPPYAVAPTPMSS; from the exons ATGGCGAAGGCGGAGCAGCAGGTGGTGCTCTCTCGGATTCTACTATTGCTGCTGGTGTTCCACCCCCAGGTCAACGGTCTCTCCAACACGGAAG TTGATGCATTGTATAGTCTGAAGACCAACCTCATTGATCCTGACAATGTTCTGCAAACTTGGGAGCCCGGTAATGTCAATCCATGCAAATGGTTTCATGTTACATGTAACAATGAGAACAGTGTTATAAGAAT CGATCTTGGACATGCCTCATTGTCTGGTCATCTTGTCCCACAGCTTGGTCAACTTAGTAATCTGCAATACCT GGAACTCTTTGGCAATAACTTTAGTGGTGTAATACCTGGTGTGCTTGGAAATCTAACCAACCTTGTGAGCTTGGATCTTTACTCGAACAATTTCAATGGTGCAATACCTGACTCTCTGGGGAGACTCTCAAAGCTCCGATTTCT TCGGCTAAACAACAATAGCCTCTCTGGTACTATTCCATACTCTTTAACCTATATCACCTCCCTCCAAGTCCT AGATTTATCAAACAACAACCTATCAGGAGAAGTTCCATCAAGTGGCTCCTTTGCTCAATTCACTCCTACAAG CTTTGCTAACAATCCTCTACTATGTGGTACTCTTGCTGCAAAGCCTTGCCTGGGTGCTCCTGCATTTTCTCCACTTCCACCATATGCTGTTGCTCCTACACCAATGTCATCATAA